Proteins co-encoded in one Burkholderia ambifaria AMMD genomic window:
- the nudB gene encoding dihydroneopterin triphosphate diphosphatase, translating into MTKPPKIPESVLVVIYTPELDVLVIKRADQPDFWQSVTGSKDALDEPLALTAAREVAEETGILVGTHDVPATALIDWHHQIEYTIYPQYLHRYGPGVTRNVEHWFGLCVPRRVDVTLSPREHVDHAWLPYREAAARCYSPSNAEAILQLPVRVSLARAPHGSSA; encoded by the coding sequence ATGACGAAGCCGCCGAAAATTCCCGAATCCGTTCTCGTCGTGATCTACACGCCCGAACTCGACGTGCTGGTGATCAAGCGTGCCGACCAGCCCGATTTCTGGCAATCGGTGACCGGATCGAAGGATGCGCTCGACGAGCCGCTCGCGCTCACCGCCGCGCGCGAAGTCGCCGAGGAAACCGGCATCCTGGTCGGTACGCACGACGTGCCGGCCACCGCGCTGATCGACTGGCACCACCAGATCGAATACACGATCTATCCGCAATACCTGCATCGCTATGGGCCGGGCGTCACGCGCAACGTCGAGCACTGGTTCGGCCTGTGCGTGCCGCGCCGCGTCGACGTGACGCTGTCGCCGCGCGAGCATGTCGACCATGCATGGCTGCCGTACCGCGAAGCGGCCGCGCGCTGCTACTCGCCGTCGAACGCCGAGGCGATCCTGCAACTGCCCGTGCGCGTGTCGCTCGCGCGGGCGCCGCACGGCTCGTCCGCATGA
- the clsB gene encoding cardiolipin synthase ClsB codes for MNSETRKRFAQLRQMFLQERGSASRLAFTAGNTVRLCTTGGEFFQALIERIEAAREQVMLETYIFCDDAAGRPVSDALIRAAQRGVRVRVITDGVGTARLPLFDTWADAGVEHCIYNRYLFGRFGFSRTHRKLAVIDHAVAYCGGINIVDDYTQGTATLPFPRWDFAVEMAGPAVSDVRAAFELQWHRIQFGHKPYAQYAAGLHGGEAFPDMFRRWMRSHRWIKAGALRVVTEPSVAFVARDNVVNRRAIEKAYLAAIGRARQRILLANPYFMPGRKLRRALTGAARRGVDVRILIGRNEFTALDTAVPFLYHALLRAGVRVAEYDKTILHGKVAVIDDNWATVGSSNLDALSLMLNNEANVVLVRYDALTNELRDAITSAFAEGREIDAARYAARPRIERMLSWLAYNTYRVVMKALTVGGYD; via the coding sequence ATGAATTCGGAAACCCGCAAGCGCTTCGCGCAATTGCGGCAGATGTTCCTGCAGGAGCGCGGCTCCGCGTCGCGGCTCGCATTCACGGCCGGCAACACGGTGCGGCTGTGCACGACCGGCGGCGAATTCTTCCAGGCGCTGATCGAGCGGATCGAGGCGGCGCGCGAGCAGGTGATGCTCGAAACCTACATCTTCTGCGACGATGCGGCCGGCCGACCGGTGTCGGATGCGCTGATCCGCGCGGCGCAGCGCGGCGTGCGCGTGCGCGTGATCACCGACGGCGTCGGCACCGCGCGCCTGCCGCTGTTCGACACGTGGGCCGACGCCGGCGTCGAGCACTGCATCTACAACCGCTACCTGTTCGGCCGCTTCGGCTTTTCGCGCACGCACCGCAAGCTCGCGGTGATCGATCATGCGGTCGCGTACTGCGGCGGCATCAACATCGTCGACGACTACACGCAGGGCACCGCGACGCTGCCATTTCCGCGCTGGGATTTCGCGGTCGAGATGGCCGGGCCGGCGGTGTCGGACGTGCGCGCCGCGTTCGAACTGCAGTGGCACCGCATCCAGTTCGGCCACAAGCCGTATGCGCAGTACGCGGCCGGGCTGCACGGCGGCGAGGCGTTCCCGGACATGTTCCGGCGCTGGATGCGCAGCCACCGATGGATCAAGGCAGGTGCACTGCGGGTCGTCACCGAGCCGAGCGTCGCGTTCGTCGCGCGCGACAACGTCGTGAACCGCCGCGCGATCGAGAAGGCATATCTCGCCGCGATCGGGCGGGCGCGACAGCGGATCCTGCTCGCGAACCCGTATTTCATGCCGGGCCGCAAGCTGCGCCGTGCGCTGACGGGCGCCGCGCGGCGCGGCGTCGACGTGCGGATCCTGATCGGCCGCAACGAGTTCACCGCGCTCGATACGGCCGTGCCGTTCCTGTATCACGCGCTGCTGCGCGCGGGCGTGCGCGTGGCGGAATATGACAAGACGATCCTGCACGGCAAGGTCGCGGTGATCGACGACAACTGGGCGACGGTCGGTTCGTCGAATCTGGACGCGCTGAGCCTGATGCTCAACAATGAGGCCAATGTCGTGCTGGTGCGCTACGATGCGCTCACCAACGAGCTGCGCGACGCGATCACGAGCGCATTCGCCGAAGGCCGCGAGATCGACGCCGCCCGCTACGCCGCGCGGCCGCGCATCGAGCGTATGCTGAGCTGGCTCGCGTACAACACGTACCGCGTCGTGATGAAGGCATTGACGGTCGGCGGTTACGACTAA